GGGTGCGGGGGTCTCGGTGGCACCGGCCAGCAGCGGCTGACCGCCCAGCAGGAACGCACCGGCCAACACCGCCGACACAGCCGACTTACCAACCCTGGAGGAACGAACGAACGGGTTACGGGTACGCAGCGTCAAACCAAGCTCCAATACAACTCAAGGAAACAGAACACGGGGCGCCCTAGATGAAGGCCATCGAAAGTCGGCGATCCGACCTGCCCCATGTCCCACACGAAGAAGATGAAGAGGACTTGAAAGGGGCTCCGACACCGGCCGCTCGTGGGGGCCGCGTCGTGATGACCGGGCGTGACGTACAAGGCCAACCTAAGCGCCGCTCACCCAACGCCACCACCGGATGTGACCCGCACCGCCACCAGGCACAAACCAAGCCCGAAAACCTCGACAGAGCGTCACCACTCCCCGCCAGACCGCCGCCCGTGACGAGCAGACCTCGGAGCGATCGAGCGGAGATCGACAGAATTAGCGGGGCTGGGTATCAGGCCCAGGCACGAACCAGCTCGCGCCCAGCGCCCCGGCGGGTGCATCCAACCGCCCAGCGATCCAAGGCGGAGGCCCGTCCCCACGGGTCAGGCACGGGCTCAGGCAGCAGGGGGCCCGGCCCACGGTCAGCAGCCACATGGCGGCAAGAGAGACGGCCGCAGGCGCCCAAGCGGGGCCACCGCGTCCATAGGCGTCCAGGCGCTCTGCGCGGCCCGCGCTAGGCGAGCGGGAGCACCCGGCCCAGCCCGGCCGCCGGCAGCAGCTCACGACCCGTCTCAGGTCGCCAGCACCACTCGTCCCAGCTCAGCCGGAGTGGACAGCAACCCATGACGGGGCAGCACCCGGATCGTGTAGCCGGATGGGCCCGCGTGCGGCAGCGGGATGTCGACGCGGTACTCCACGCCGCCGACGTGGTCCATCGACCTGGTGACGACGTCGGAGAGTTCGCCCGCCTCGTCGGCCCGGCCGACCACGGCCTGCACGTCGACGTCCTCGGGGTTCAGCCCGCCCAGCTCGACCCTGGCCCACACGGCGGCGGCGGTGCCCAGCGAGGGGGCGGGTTCGCCGTCGGCTATCAGCGTGCTGTCGACGATCCTGATGTGCGGCCACGCCGCGTGCAGCCGCGCCCGGTAGGCGGCCAGTTCCTTCGCGCCCTGCTGCCCGTCGGCTCGCATCGCGGCCACCGCCCGCGCGGCGGGCAGATAACAGGTGTCGACGTATTCGCGCACCATGCGGGAGGCCTGCACCTTCGAGCCGAGATCGGCCAGGGTGTGCCGGACCATCGACATCCACCGTTGCGGCACGTCATCGGCGCCGCGCTCGTAGAACAGCGGCGCGACGGCGGTCTCCAGCAGGCCGTAGAGCGCCTGCGATTCGAGGTCGTCGCGGCGCACCGGGTCGCTCACGCCGTCGGCCGTCGGGATCGCCCAACCATTGCGGCCGTCGTAGAACTCGTCCCACCAGCCGTCGCGGATGGACAGGTTCAGCCCGCCGTTGAGCGCCGATTTCATGCCGGAGGTGCCGCAGGCCTCCAGCGGCCGCAGCGGGTTGTTCAGCCACACATCGCAGCCCCAGTAGAGGTAGCGGGCCATCGACATGTCGTAGTCGGGCAGGAAGACGATGCGGTGGCGGACGTCGGCCTCGTCGGCGAAGCGGACGATCTGCTGGATGAGCGCCTTGCCCCCGTCGTCGGCGGGGTGTGACTTGCCCGCCACCACCAGCTGCACCGGTCGCTGCGGGTCGAGCAGCAGCTTGCGCAGTCGATCCTGGTCGCGCAGCATCAGCGTCAGGCGCTTGTAGGTCGGTACCCGGCGGGCGAAACCGATGGTGAGGATGTCGGGGTCGAAGACCGAGTCGGTCCAGTCGAGTTCCAGTTCGGCGGCGCCGCGTTCGAGCCAGGCGGCGCGCACCCGGCGTCGAATCTCGTCGACGAGCCTGCCCCGCAGCGTGGTGCGCAACTCCCACAGCCGCGCGTCGCTGACGGGTTCGAAGCCGTGCGGGCCCGCACCGTGTTCCACGCCCTGTTCCGGGTCGCCCAGCAGGTCGATCATCTCGCGGGACGACCAGGTGGGCCCGTGCACGCCGTTGGTGACCGAGGTGATCGGCACCTCGCCGGAGTCGAAGCCGGGCCACAGGCCTCGGAACATCTTCCTGCTGACCTCGCCGTGCAGCGCGGAGACACCGTTGGCCCGCTGCGCCAGTCGTAGGCCCATGTTCGCCATGTTGAACATGTGGACGTTGTCCTCGGCACCCAGGCCCATGACCCGGTGGGTGGGCACGCCGGGTAGCAGGTCGGCCTCGGCACCGTCGCCGAAGTAGTGCCGGACGAGGTCGACGGGGAACCGGTCGATTCCTGCGGGCACCGGGGTGTGGGTGGTGAAGACCGTGCCCGCCCGCACCGAGGCCAGGGCCTGGTCGAAGTCCAGCGCGTCCGTGGTGATCAGTTCGCGGATCCGTTCGAGGCCGAGGAACCCGGCGTGGCCCTCGTTGGTGTGGAAGACCTCGGGTTGCGGCCTGCCGACGAGATCGCAGAAGGCCCGCATCGCCCGCACGCCGCCGATGCCCGCCAGGATCTCCTGTTTGATGCGGTGGTCCTGGTCGCCGCCGTAGAGGCGATCGGTGATGCCGCGCAGGTCCGGGTCGTTGCCGTCGACGTCGGAATCGAGCAGCAGCAACGGAATCCGGCCGACCTGGGCCCGCCAGATTCGGGCCCGCAGCACCCGGCCGCGCGGCATCCCGACGTGGACGAGGATCGGTGAGCCCGCCTGATCGGTGAGCAGGTCCAGTGGCAGGCCACGCGGGTCGATGACCGGGTAGTGCTCCAGCTGCCAGCCGTCTCGGGACAGGGACTGCCCGAAGTAGCCCGCTCGATAGAGCAGTCCGACGGCGACCAGGGGCAGGCCGAGGTCCGAGGCGGCCTTGAGGTGATCGCCCGCGAGGACGCCGAGGCCGCCCGAATAGTTGGGCAGTGCCTCGGTGACGCCGAATTCCATGGAGAAGTAGCCGATGCCGGTGGGCAGGCCGTCGGTCTGTTCGCCGCGCCGTTGATACCAGCGGTCCTCCGCGCAGTAACGATCGAGGTCGTCGCGGGCGGCCGCGACCTGGGCGAGGAAGTCCTCGTCCTCGGCAAGCCGATTCCATCGTTCGACGGAGACCTCGCCGAGCAGCCGCAGCGGGTCGCCCTTGACTCGCGCCCACGCCGCCGGGTCCACCGCCGCGAAGAGGTCC
This Actinoalloteichus hymeniacidonis DNA region includes the following protein-coding sequences:
- the glgP gene encoding alpha-glucan family phosphorylase, giving the protein MRAVRRFTVRPQLPQALAALSTLATNLRWTWHPPTQDLFAAVDPAAWARVKGDPLRLLGEVSVERWNRLAEDEDFLAQVAAARDDLDRYCAEDRWYQRRGEQTDGLPTGIGYFSMEFGVTEALPNYSGGLGVLAGDHLKAASDLGLPLVAVGLLYRAGYFGQSLSRDGWQLEHYPVIDPRGLPLDLLTDQAGSPILVHVGMPRGRVLRARIWRAQVGRIPLLLLDSDVDGNDPDLRGITDRLYGGDQDHRIKQEILAGIGGVRAMRAFCDLVGRPQPEVFHTNEGHAGFLGLERIRELITTDALDFDQALASVRAGTVFTTHTPVPAGIDRFPVDLVRHYFGDGAEADLLPGVPTHRVMGLGAEDNVHMFNMANMGLRLAQRANGVSALHGEVSRKMFRGLWPGFDSGEVPITSVTNGVHGPTWSSREMIDLLGDPEQGVEHGAGPHGFEPVSDARLWELRTTLRGRLVDEIRRRVRAAWLERGAAELELDWTDSVFDPDILTIGFARRVPTYKRLTLMLRDQDRLRKLLLDPQRPVQLVVAGKSHPADDGGKALIQQIVRFADEADVRHRIVFLPDYDMSMARYLYWGCDVWLNNPLRPLEACGTSGMKSALNGGLNLSIRDGWWDEFYDGRNGWAIPTADGVSDPVRRDDLESQALYGLLETAVAPLFYERGADDVPQRWMSMVRHTLADLGSKVQASRMVREYVDTCYLPAARAVAAMRADGQQGAKELAAYRARLHAAWPHIRIVDSTLIADGEPAPSLGTAAAVWARVELGGLNPEDVDVQAVVGRADEAGELSDVVTRSMDHVGGVEYRVDIPLPHAGPSGYTIRVLPRHGLLSTPAELGRVVLAT